The Aminivibrio sp. sequence ACCGGGCAGACCATCCTCGCCGACGGGGGTATGGTGAAGGCGGTACCGTAAAAATGCCGGATCAGCGAGCGCCGGTAACACTTCTCGCCGCCGGCAGCAATCAGGTGCGATTTTTAATGCTCATTGCGGATAACAACGAGCCCGCCCCGGTCAAAAGGGGCGGGCTCGTTCGCTTCAAAGAGTTCCGGGCTTACAGGACCTTCCGGATAGTGTCGATGATGGTGCCGTCCCGGTATTCCACGAGCCCCACGATCTCGTCGGAGAACCGCACCTCGTCGGGGATACCCGTGATCTTTTCGATCTCCGCCTTGAGCTGCCGGATGTCCTTCACCGGAAGGCCTGCGTCCAGGGCGGCCTTCCGGAGGTCCTCCCTCCGGGGATTGATTGCGATGCCCCGCTCGGTGACGATGGCATCCACGGTCTCCCCCGGGGTGACCACGGTCTGGACCCGCTCCCGGATCGACGGCACGCCGTTCCGCATGGAAGGGATGGTGATGACGGAGAGCTTGGCCCCCGCCGCCGTGTCGGAGTGTCCTCCCGAGGCTCCACGGAGGATGCCGTCGTGTCCCGTGAGGACGTCCACGTTGAAGTCGGTGTCCACGTCCAGGGCCGCCAGGACCACCACGTCCAGGTCGTTCACCAGGCAGCCCTTGTTGAAGGGGTTGGCGTAGCAGGAGACATCCACTTCCATGTGGTAGGGGTTGCCCGCCATCGATGTGGTCACCGCGGCGTCGAAGCTCTGCACGTCGAAAAGGGCGGTGAAGAGGCCCTCCCGGAGCATGTCGGCCATGTAGCCGGTAATGCCGCCTATGCAGTAGCTTCCCCGGACGGCCTTCTCTTTCATGTACTCCTTCACGTACCGCGCAACGGCAAGGCTCGGGCCGCCTCCTCCCGTCTGGAAGGAACAGCCGTTCTTCAGCATCCCCGACGCTCGAATGAGGCCGAAGGCGAGCTCGGCGATGCGGAGCTGCACCGGGTCCCGGGTGACCCGGGCTGCGCCGCTGGCGATCTTCGACGGGTCGCCGATGGAGTCCACTACGGCTACCTGGTCCACCAGGTACTGGGGCACGGAGATCCGCGGTGCGAGAGGGTAATCGACGAGGTTGTCCGTCACGGCGATGACATGGTCGGCGTACCGGGCGTCCACCATGGCGTAGCCCATGGAGCCGCAGGCGGTTTTTCCCGAGGAGCCGGTGAAGTTGCCGAGCCTGTCGCACGCCGGGGCGGCGAGGAAG is a genomic window containing:
- the citF gene encoding citrate lyase subunit alpha, giving the protein MKIETVKNTIGREVPVLVPGLGEFTPFAGPYARLGGDYTWTPRLFPRKVPAPSTDKVAESLEEAVRRSGLASGMTISFHHHMRNGDSLVCQVLFLLEKMGIRNITLAPSSLGDCHDCVAEMVRKGVVTRLNTSGVRGEVGRAVSGGMFEVPVMIRSHGGRARAIEEGSLHIHVAFLAAPACDRLGNFTGSSGKTACGSMGYAMVDARYADHVIAVTDNLVDYPLAPRISVPQYLVDQVAVVDSIGDPSKIASGAARVTRDPVQLRIAELAFGLIRASGMLKNGCSFQTGGGGPSLAVARYVKEYMKEKAVRGSYCIGGITGYMADMLREGLFTALFDVQSFDAAVTTSMAGNPYHMEVDVSCYANPFNKGCLVNDLDVVVLAALDVDTDFNVDVLTGHDGILRGASGGHSDTAAGAKLSVITIPSMRNGVPSIRERVQTVVTPGETVDAIVTERGIAINPRREDLRKAALDAGLPVKDIRQLKAEIEKITGIPDEVRFSDEIVGLVEYRDGTIIDTIRKVL